A genomic region of Pyrus communis chromosome 14, drPyrComm1.1, whole genome shotgun sequence contains the following coding sequences:
- the LOC137715057 gene encoding SMR domain-containing protein At5g58720-like — MKHTKRIRKRKSSANPTRVAKEDEEQKVIRALTEVFSSVSLDDAIYAYREADGDANKAAEILELAVAGTESSEEPFTSSTTGGGSDAGSSSGSGSSEGFESGCIQNLVSEKGFRGKQKRVVAAAGTVSTVLSKEYVSSIPRRGPTSSEMSKRKDFGNGGAAGEEEAEQFLCSMLGDESDLSLAVVRDVLCQCEYDVEKALDALLEVSSSYEQSCSRSDYSMFFKEDSRHPFEQSDALTDRASDCSSHSSEYEQDNIWNYGKVLTNSEAHSPVSPKSTPADLPQKVLESLFNISKSTEYEPKTMNWKNVATKLQSLAPGYNVCTSGAAEAQQDTYVKGDEYHAFRGTAKEHWDSMRSYYQKAATAYSRGAREHAGYLAEQGRIQTKLAQVADERASQEIFKARNKGIENVITIDLHGQHVKQAMKLLKMHLLFGTYAQSVQFLRVITGYGSHDYGKAKLKQSVIELVENEGIQWSEENRGAVLIKLGSHREFSFLDAESDLE, encoded by the exons ATGAAGCACACGAAGAGGATAAGGAAGAGGAAGAGCTCGGCGAATCCGACGCGGGTCGCCAAGGAAGACGAAGAACAGAAGGTAATCCGCGCGCTTACGGAGGTTTTCTCGTCGGTATCGCTTGACGATGCCATTTATGCGTATCGCGAAGCCGATGGCGACGCGAACAAGGCCGCGGAGATTTTGGAACTGGCGGTGGCTGGAACTGAAAGTTCTGAAGAGCCGTTCACGAGCTCTACAACGGGTGGTGGATCGGACGCGGGCTCGAGCTCGGGTTCGGGTTCGTCGGAAGGGTTTGAGTCGGGTTGTATTCAGAATTTGGTGAGCGAGAAGGGTTTTAGGGGTAAGCAGAAGAGGGTTGTGGCGGCCGCCGGAACGGTATCGACGGTTTTGAGTAAGGAGTACGTGAGCTCGATTCCCAGGAGGGGTCCAACGTCGTCAGAGATGTCGAAGCGGAAGGATTTTGGAAATGGAGGTGCTGCAGGGGAAGAGGAAGCTGAGCAGTTTCTTTGTTCTATGCTTGGAGATGAGTCTGATCTGAGCTTGGCGGTTGTTAGAGACGTCCTTT gTCAGTGTGAGTATGATGTTGAAAAG GCCTTGGATGCATTGCTTGAGGTTTCTTCTTCGTACGAACAGTCCTGTAGTAGGTCTGACTATAGTATGTTTTTTAAGGAAGATAGTAGACATCCCTTCGAACAGTCTGATGCT CTGACAGATAGGGCATCTGATTGCAGTTCTCATTCATCTGAATATGAGCAGGATAATATATG gaATTATGGGAAGGTACTCACTAATTCTGAAGCTCATTCTCCTGTTAGCCCCAAAAGTACCCCGGCAGATCTCCCTCAAAAGGTGTTGGAATCTTTGTTTAACATCTCCAAGAGTACCGAATATGAACCAAAAACCATGAATTGGAAGAATGTTGCAACTAAATTGCAGTCATTGGCACCTGGGTATAATGTTTGCACTTCTGGCGCAGCAGAAGCACAGCAGGACACTTATG TTAAAGGAGATGAATATCATGCATTCAGAGGAACTGCAAAGGAGCACTGGGATTCAATGAGGTCCTATTATCAGAAA GCTGCAACGGCATATTCAAGAGGAGCACGGGAACATGCAGGTTACCTCGCTGAGCAG GGGAGGATACAAACTAAATTGGCACAAGTGGCTGACGAAAGGGCAAGCCAGGAAATCTTTAAAGCTAG AAACAAGGGCATAGAAAATGTGATAACAATTGATTTGCATGGGCAACATGTCAAACAAGCCATGAAACTTTTAAAAATGCATCTACTGTTTGGGACGTATGCACAAT CGGTTCAATTCCTCAGGGTTATCACAGGGTACGGGTCACATGATTATGGAAAGGCAAAGCTGAAGCAATCG GTCATCGAACTTGTTGAGAATGAAGGTATTCAATGGAGTGAAGAGAATCGAGGAGCGGTATTAATCAAGCTAGGTTCACATAGAGAGTTCAGCTTTCTGGATGCGGAGAGTGATCTGGAGTAA
- the LOC137716101 gene encoding uncharacterized protein, with translation MAEKLAPEKRHSFVHNGQKVFEWDQTLEEVNMYISLPPNVPSKQFFCKIQSKHVEVGIKGNLPYLNHDLTCPVKTDCSFWTLEDDIMHITLQKRDKGQTWASPIVGEGQLDPYSTDLEQKRLMLQRFQEENPGFDFSQAQFTGGCPDPRTFMGGIRSD, from the exons ATGGCCGAGAAATTGGCACCGGAGAAGCGCCATAGCTTCGTTCACAATG GTCAGAAAGTGTTTGAATGGGATCAAACCCTAGAGGAGGTAAATATGTACATAAGTTTACCCCCAAATGTTCCTTCAAAGCAATTTTTCTGCAAAATTCAGTCGAAGCACGTTGAAGTCGGCATCAAAGGCAATCTTCCGTACCTCAAT CATGACCTTACTTGCCCGGTGAAGACGGACTGTTCTTTCTGGACACTAG AGGATGATATAATGCACATAACACTGCAAAAGAGGGACAAAGGTCAGACATGGGCATCACCTATAGTGGGCGAGGGTCAGCTCGATCCTTACTCCACGGATCTTGAACAAAAGCGCCTTATGCTTCAGAGATTTCAAGAAGAG AACCCAGGGTTTGATTTCTCACAAGCCCAGTTCACTGGAGGCTGCCCTGATCCAAGGACCTTTATGGGCGGTATCCGCTCTGATTGA